Sequence from the Nocardioides exalbidus genome:
CGTGGTCAGCACCGGCGTCGAGACCAGGCCGAACGTCCGCAGCACCCCGAGCAGCTCGTGGTGCCCGAAGGCCTGGCAGCCCGACGCGAAGCCGACCCGCCTGGGCGGCTGCTGCAGCAGCGAGTAGGCGGCGTACGCCTGCATCAGGCCGGTCTGCTTGTAGTTGCTGTTGCCGTGGATCACGCAGTGCGCGCGACCGAGCGGTCCGGAGGCGTGGACCGAGTCGAGGGACTTGTTGACGCGCGGGTTCTCGCGCGGCGGCATCTGGTCCATCACCTGGCGCGCCGTCGCGGTGAGGGCAGCGGCACGGTCCTCGGCGCTCATGTCCTTCGTCGCCTCGAGGGCGCCGGCGACGATCTGCGGGACGCCGTTCATCAGGGCCGCGTTGAAGACACCGCCCTGCGCCTTGCAGTTGGCCACGCGCGGGTCGCGCTTGAACCACACCGGGTGCGAGGTCCCGCCCCAGGGCAGGGACTGGGCCAGCTCGTGCTGGCCGGGGACGACCAGGGGGACGAGCCCCTGCCCCGGGTCGAAGGGGACGTAGGCGTTCTGCTCGAGGAAGTGCGCGGCCGACGAGGCCGCGTTGACGAGGATCGTCTCGGTCGAGGCGATCGTCGGGGAGCCGCCCCAGAAGACGGCGATGTCGAGGGTGTCGAGGCCGGGCTTCTCGAGGCAGAGCTGGGCGGCGATCTCGCCGGTGGTGTACATCTGCGCGATGCCGGGCGAGAGCAGCAGCCCGGCCTCGGCGTACTTCTCGCCCCAGGTGGCGTCGCAGTCCATCAGCCAGTCCTGCTCGCCGGTGGTGTCGG
This genomic interval carries:
- a CDS encoding DUF5938 domain-containing protein, translating into MSEKKVVVYGASGYTGRLICEYLREYNVPFVAAGRSQEKLESSMATNVAGIETADYEIRTVDHDVESLAELFDGASVVCNTVGPFSTLGPTVVEAALKAGVHYTDTTGEQDWLMDCDATWGEKYAEAGLLLSPGIAQMYTTGEIAAQLCLEKPGLDTLDIAVFWGGSPTIASTETILVNAASSAAHFLEQNAYVPFDPGQGLVPLVVPGQHELAQSLPWGGTSHPVWFKRDPRVANCKAQGGVFNAALMNGVPQIVAGALEATKDMSAEDRAAALTATARQVMDQMPPRENPRVNKSLDSVHASGPLGRAHCVIHGNSNYKQTGLMQAYAAYSLLQQPPRRVGFASGCQAFGHHELLGVLRTFGLVSTPVLTTQD